One genomic window of Mucilaginibacter sp. SJ includes the following:
- the dnaE gene encoding DNA polymerase III subunit alpha — protein MPDFSHLHVHTQFSLLDGAADISKLYKKAAKDGMKALAITDHGNMFGVFKFVAEAGKHNVKPIVGCEFYVVEDRHKKQFTKENKDVRRHQLMLAKNPTGYKNLVKLCSLGYMEGLYSKWPRIDKELILKYHEGIIATTCCIGASVPQAILRDTPENAEKEFRWWLDLFGEDFYIELQRHEIPEQQTINNVLLTYAKKYNVKVICSNDSHYVDQQDSNAHDILLCVNTGDMQSTPIATDEEGGKGYRFGFPNDQFYFKTQEEMGQLFHDLPESLDNTNEIVDKVETLKLKRDILLPNYVIPDEFKIHKTHDADTLNQWEYLKHLTFMGAKERYRDISPETEERINFELFTIRTMGFAGYFLIVADFIRAGRDMGVFIGPGRGSAAGSVVAYCTGITNIDPMKYNLLFERFLNPDRKSMPDIDTDFDDAGRQRVIDYVVDKYGKNQVAQIITYGSMAARTSIQDVGRVLDMPLADVSAMKKLVPETLGITLKDAIEQVPELKEILNGNDLKAQVLREAEKLEGSVRNTGVHAAGIIIAPYDLTDIVPVATAKDSDLLVTQYDGRVIEDAGVIKMDFLGLKTLTIIKDALRMIKQNHGVVIDIDYIPLDDLKTYELYQRGDTNGTFQFESDGMQMYLRELKPDKFEDLIAMNALYRPGPIEYIPNFISRKHGREPIVFDLPDMEEYLGETYGITVYQEQVMLLSQKLAGFSKGDADVLRKAMGKKQIEVLNKMEAQFMDGAVAKGHPKDKLTKIWTDWKAFAQYAFNKSHSTCYAFVAYQTAYLKAHYPSEYMAAVLNNQNNIEKITFFMEECRRMGVEVLGPDINESDMAFAVNKRGQVRFGLTGVKGVGDKAVESIIEERNANGPFETVYDFARRSNTRSVNRKSYENLVYGGAFDGFGIARSQFFAKTELGTLTGVERLIKYANDYQNVQSSSQSSLFGGSVASYVPEPAMPDVEEWPLIEKLKYEKMVIGIYLTGHPLDNYKVELKRFCNATISDLKLMQKARSGEGGEDVTAAFNELRRRGELRIGGLVSSVQHKMTKTGKPFGTFVFEDYNESYEFALFGDDYVKFRNMMMEGYFLHIKGTIEEKFRQKDNWDLRIAVMDLLSEMRDKLTKSLTVCIDMNMLNSKLLDDIQHMIDDNNQKYPVKNCKLRFQIRDREEVMLVELSSKSFKVNPSDDFMAGIHSLTNEEPVLS, from the coding sequence ATGCCTGATTTTTCTCACCTCCACGTACATACCCAGTTCTCATTGCTTGATGGGGCAGCCGATATATCCAAGCTGTATAAAAAAGCCGCTAAGGACGGAATGAAGGCCCTTGCTATTACTGATCATGGTAATATGTTCGGCGTATTTAAGTTTGTGGCCGAAGCCGGCAAGCACAATGTAAAACCCATTGTAGGCTGCGAATTTTACGTGGTTGAAGACAGGCATAAAAAGCAGTTCACCAAAGAAAATAAGGATGTTCGGCGCCACCAGCTCATGTTGGCTAAAAACCCTACAGGTTATAAAAACCTGGTAAAGCTATGCTCGTTGGGGTATATGGAAGGGCTGTATAGTAAATGGCCCCGTATTGATAAGGAACTGATCTTAAAATATCATGAGGGCATTATTGCTACTACCTGCTGCATAGGTGCATCGGTTCCGCAGGCAATTTTAAGGGATACACCTGAGAACGCTGAGAAAGAATTCAGATGGTGGCTTGATCTGTTCGGCGAGGATTTTTATATCGAGCTGCAACGCCACGAGATCCCCGAACAGCAAACTATTAATAATGTGTTGCTTACGTATGCTAAAAAGTATAACGTAAAAGTGATCTGCTCAAACGATTCGCATTATGTGGATCAGCAGGACTCGAACGCGCATGATATTTTGCTTTGCGTAAATACAGGTGATATGCAAAGCACCCCAATTGCTACCGACGAAGAGGGTGGTAAAGGTTATCGTTTCGGTTTTCCCAATGATCAGTTTTATTTTAAAACCCAGGAAGAAATGGGACAATTGTTCCATGACCTGCCCGAATCATTGGATAATACCAACGAAATTGTTGATAAGGTAGAGACGCTAAAACTGAAACGCGATATCCTGCTGCCCAATTACGTTATCCCCGACGAATTTAAGATCCATAAAACACACGATGCCGATACCCTAAACCAATGGGAATACCTAAAGCATCTAACTTTTATGGGTGCTAAGGAACGTTACAGAGATATTAGCCCGGAGACCGAAGAGCGGATCAACTTTGAGTTGTTCACCATTCGTACTATGGGTTTTGCAGGGTACTTCCTTATCGTGGCCGACTTTATCAGGGCTGGTCGTGATATGGGCGTGTTCATTGGCCCGGGCCGTGGTTCGGCGGCGGGATCGGTGGTGGCTTACTGTACCGGGATCACCAATATCGACCCGATGAAGTACAATCTCCTGTTTGAGAGGTTCCTGAACCCCGACCGTAAATCGATGCCCGATATTGATACGGACTTTGACGATGCCGGTCGCCAACGGGTTATTGACTACGTGGTTGATAAATATGGTAAAAACCAGGTGGCGCAGATCATCACCTATGGTTCCATGGCTGCCCGTACCAGTATCCAGGACGTAGGCCGTGTGCTTGATATGCCACTGGCCGATGTAAGTGCTATGAAGAAGCTGGTACCCGAAACGCTGGGTATCACCCTGAAGGATGCTATTGAGCAAGTACCCGAACTAAAAGAGATCCTAAACGGCAACGATCTTAAAGCCCAGGTACTTCGCGAAGCCGAAAAGCTGGAGGGTTCGGTACGTAATACCGGTGTACACGCCGCGGGGATCATTATTGCCCCGTACGATTTGACCGATATTGTACCGGTAGCTACTGCCAAAGATTCGGACCTGCTGGTTACCCAATATGACGGACGTGTAATCGAAGACGCAGGTGTTATTAAGATGGACTTTTTGGGTTTGAAGACCCTTACCATTATTAAGGATGCCCTGCGCATGATCAAGCAAAATCACGGTGTGGTGATAGATATCGATTACATTCCGCTTGATGACCTTAAAACTTACGAGCTTTATCAGCGTGGCGATACCAATGGTACTTTCCAGTTTGAAAGTGACGGTATGCAAATGTACCTGCGCGAGCTTAAGCCCGATAAGTTTGAAGACTTGATAGCCATGAATGCCCTTTACCGTCCGGGGCCGATAGAGTACATTCCAAACTTTATATCCCGTAAGCATGGCCGCGAGCCGATAGTGTTCGACTTGCCCGACATGGAGGAATACCTTGGCGAAACCTATGGTATTACCGTATACCAGGAACAGGTGATGCTTCTGTCGCAAAAGTTAGCCGGATTTAGTAAAGGTGATGCCGACGTTTTGCGTAAGGCGATGGGTAAAAAGCAGATTGAGGTATTGAACAAGATGGAAGCCCAGTTTATGGATGGGGCGGTAGCTAAAGGCCATCCAAAAGATAAGCTTACCAAAATCTGGACCGACTGGAAGGCATTTGCCCAGTACGCGTTCAATAAATCGCACTCAACATGCTACGCTTTCGTGGCATACCAAACAGCTTATTTAAAAGCGCATTACCCGTCAGAGTATATGGCGGCGGTTTTAAATAACCAGAATAACATTGAAAAAATTACCTTCTTTATGGAGGAATGTCGCCGTATGGGCGTCGAGGTTTTGGGGCCGGATATTAACGAGTCGGACATGGCCTTTGCGGTGAATAAACGTGGGCAGGTGCGCTTTGGTTTAACCGGTGTAAAAGGTGTGGGTGATAAAGCGGTAGAAAGTATCATTGAAGAACGTAATGCCAACGGTCCGTTTGAAACGGTGTATGATTTTGCACGGCGCTCAAATACGCGTAGCGTTAACCGTAAATCGTACGAAAATCTGGTTTATGGTGGTGCGTTCGATGGTTTTGGGATAGCCCGCTCACAATTTTTTGCCAAAACTGAGCTGGGCACCTTAACCGGTGTTGAACGGCTCATTAAGTACGCCAATGATTATCAAAACGTGCAAAGCAGCTCGCAATCGTCGTTATTTGGCGGTTCGGTAGCGTCATATGTACCTGAGCCGGCTATGCCCGATGTTGAAGAATGGCCGCTGATAGAAAAGCTGAAGTACGAGAAAATGGTAATCGGGATCTATTTAACCGGTCACCCGTTGGATAATTATAAAGTTGAGCTTAAACGCTTCTGTAATGCCACCATCAGCGACCTGAAACTGATGCAAAAAGCCCGCTCGGGGGAAGGTGGCGAAGATGTAACGGCCGCGTTCAATGAACTACGCCGTCGCGGCGAGTTAAGGATAGGCGGCCTTGTATCAAGCGTTCAGCATAAAATGACCAAAACGGGTAAGCCATTCGGTACCTTTGTGTTTGAAGATTACAATGAATCGTACGAGTTTGCGCTGTTTGGCGATGACTATGTGAAGTTCCGTAATATGATGATGGAGGGATACTTCCTGCATATTAAAGGAACTATCGAAGAAAAATTCCGCCAGAAAGATAACTGGGACCTGCGCATAGCGGTGATGGACCTGCTATCAGAAATGCGTGATAAGCTCACCAAATCATTAACGGTTTGCATTGATATGAACATGCTTAACAGCAAACTGCTTGATGATATTCAACACATGATTGATGATAATAACCAAAAGTACCCGGTAAAAAACTGTAAGCTTCGTTTCCAGATCAGGGATAGGGAAGAGGTAATGCTGGTTGAACTGTCATCCAAATCATTCAAGGTAAACCCAAGCGATGATTTTATGGCAGGGATACATAGTTTAACTAATGAAGAACCGGTGCTGAGTTAA
- the tamL gene encoding translocation and assembly module lipoprotein TamL: MTKHLKYILLSSCVLLSACSTTKFLAPGQKLYTGGEVVIQDSVLKKSEKKALSEELEALLRPVPNSTILGMRFKLWLYFKTKTNKTKGLAHWLNKKGEPPVLVSSVNLEQNSNILQNRLQNESYFQAQVSGDTISKKPTSKVAKAVYTAVTGPGYKIRKVVFPQGNRTIDTAVAGTSAKTLLKVGDKYNLDVIKTERLRIDAKLKEEGFYYFSPENLIMHVDSTIAGHQVDIFVAVKNETPGRAQNIYTINNIYVYPSYSLRDTSLMKDKAVFYKWYNIVERRNTVHTYTFANTVLMRPGQVYNRTAHNNSLNRFINLGPYKFVKNRFEDVSADSSKLDVYYFLTQYKKKSLSLDILGRTTSANYTGTQVNLNWLNRNAFKGAEALKITLFGSTDVQVGGQNAGYNVYQAGIQTTLSWPRFIGPIYPKAADAYIPHTNLSLGYSIVNRQKLYNLNSYNLSFGYQWRETEHRSHELNLINFQFVNPLSVSQKYKDSIDRKDVPVNPALKHVIDKQFILGPSYSFTYTNTNEDYRTNTLYYNGKISLSNNIYGLVTGADSAGGKPKKLFGAIFNQFVKLENEIRYFHKTGPNSTIASRLIVGVGLPYGNSTQLPYSQQFFIGGPNSLRGFRARAIGPGSFDPSSGVGTGGFLADESGDIKIEANIEYRPKLFSIVRGALFVDAGNIWLLHSNGSQPGAVFTKSFLNDFAVDAGFGLRFDLTVLVLRTDLGIPIRTPYVRANEPRWDFNFNRSVFNLAIGYPF; this comes from the coding sequence ATGACCAAACATTTAAAATATATATTGCTTTCATCATGTGTTTTACTGAGTGCCTGCAGTACGACTAAATTTCTGGCTCCGGGCCAAAAGCTATATACAGGCGGTGAAGTAGTGATACAGGATTCGGTTTTAAAAAAGAGCGAGAAAAAAGCTTTAAGTGAAGAACTTGAGGCTTTACTAAGGCCCGTGCCTAATAGTACTATATTAGGCATGCGTTTTAAACTTTGGCTGTACTTTAAAACCAAAACCAATAAAACCAAGGGGCTGGCCCACTGGCTTAATAAAAAGGGTGAGCCTCCTGTACTTGTAAGTTCAGTAAACCTTGAGCAAAACAGCAATATCCTTCAAAACAGGCTGCAAAACGAAAGCTACTTTCAGGCGCAGGTAAGCGGCGATACGATAAGTAAAAAACCAACCTCAAAAGTTGCCAAAGCGGTTTATACAGCAGTAACCGGGCCGGGCTATAAAATCAGGAAGGTAGTATTTCCGCAGGGTAACCGCACTATCGATACCGCCGTAGCCGGAACATCGGCAAAAACGCTGCTAAAAGTTGGCGATAAATACAACCTTGATGTTATTAAAACCGAACGGCTGCGCATTGACGCTAAACTTAAAGAAGAAGGTTTTTACTATTTCTCACCCGAAAACCTCATCATGCATGTGGATAGCACTATAGCCGGGCACCAGGTTGATATTTTTGTGGCTGTTAAAAATGAAACACCTGGTCGCGCCCAAAACATTTATACCATCAATAATATTTATGTGTATCCGAGTTACTCGTTAAGAGATACTTCGCTGATGAAGGATAAAGCTGTTTTTTATAAATGGTATAATATTGTTGAGCGTCGTAACACAGTACATACTTACACTTTTGCCAATACCGTGCTGATGCGCCCCGGCCAGGTTTATAACCGTACCGCCCATAACAATTCGCTTAACCGCTTCATTAACCTGGGCCCTTACAAGTTTGTAAAAAACAGGTTTGAGGATGTATCAGCCGATTCATCGAAGCTGGATGTTTATTACTTCCTGACCCAGTACAAAAAGAAATCACTATCGCTTGATATTTTAGGGCGCACCACATCAGCCAATTACACCGGTACACAGGTAAATTTAAACTGGCTCAACCGTAATGCCTTTAAAGGAGCCGAGGCCCTAAAAATAACTCTGTTTGGTAGCACCGATGTTCAGGTGGGCGGCCAAAATGCAGGCTATAATGTATATCAGGCCGGTATCCAGACAACGCTTTCATGGCCGCGCTTTATCGGGCCTATCTATCCAAAAGCAGCTGATGCCTATATCCCGCATACTAATCTGAGTTTAGGATATTCGATAGTAAACCGCCAAAAACTATATAACTTAAATTCATATAACCTATCTTTCGGCTACCAGTGGCGCGAAACAGAACACCGTTCGCATGAGCTTAACCTCATCAATTTTCAGTTTGTAAATCCGCTGAGTGTCTCGCAGAAATATAAAGACAGTATCGACAGAAAAGACGTTCCGGTTAATCCTGCCCTAAAGCATGTTATCGATAAACAGTTCATCCTGGGCCCAAGCTATAGCTTCACTTATACCAATACCAACGAGGATTATCGTACCAATACGCTTTATTATAATGGAAAAATTAGCCTTTCAAATAATATATACGGATTGGTTACCGGTGCAGATAGCGCAGGCGGAAAACCTAAAAAGCTATTCGGAGCTATATTTAACCAGTTTGTAAAACTGGAAAATGAGATCAGGTATTTTCATAAAACCGGGCCGAACAGCACAATAGCCAGCAGGCTTATTGTGGGCGTAGGTTTACCCTATGGCAACTCAACACAGTTACCTTATAGCCAGCAATTCTTTATTGGTGGCCCTAACAGCTTACGGGGTTTCAGGGCAAGGGCCATCGGGCCAGGTTCATTTGACCCGAGCAGCGGCGTAGGCACAGGCGGCTTCCTTGCCGATGAATCGGGCGATATCAAGATAGAAGCTAACATTGAGTACAGACCAAAACTATTCAGCATAGTACGCGGAGCTTTATTTGTCGATGCGGGTAACATCTGGCTACTGCACTCCAACGGATCACAGCCAGGCGCCGTGTTTACCAAAAGCTTTTTAAATGATTTTGCTGTTGATGCCGGCTTCGGTTTAAGGTTTGATTTAACGGTACTCGTGCTTCGCACGGATTTGGGCATCCCCATTCGTACACCGTATGTTCGTGCTAATGAGCCGCGCTGGGATTTCAACTTTAACCGTAGCGTATTTAACTTAGCTATAGGATATCCATTTTAA
- a CDS encoding translocation/assembly module TamB domain-containing protein, protein MKKILRITLKTILWILVSVVLLVILVVILIQVPAVQNFAKDKAVTFLQNKIHTKVKIGHISLGLPKLLVLEDVYFEDQKKDTLIAGEKLKVDISMLKLLHSEVEVNEVNLQGITANVNRSADSVFNFGYIIKAFVGEQKKEVKPTDTTSTMKFSVDKIILDKINVKYKDVITGNDVKFLLGHFDTRVKDFDMDKMKFTIPKITLSDVNAKIIQTPTGPPPPDTATAPLNMDLNLGVIDISKIKVDYQSSEMGAKVDLSKFLVEMDKIDLKNQKVGIKNIELSNTTAGLTLAKPKTVVKEVVKTIKKLDTLVSSPTKSAWRATISKVTFTNDHIKFDNEAQKAIPKGLDFGHMDIRGLNAEAENISYSPDTISGKINSFTFTEKSGLKINKFHTAFLYGPTNAYMNDLLLETPNTTLQKSVQVRYPSIDAITKNIGVLGINANLDGSRLGLKDVLLLMPTMATMEPFKSSPGTVLKINGRVSGQVNNLEIPNLEVTGLGSTHIKASAKMKGLPDVNKANFDINIADFSTSRHDIAKLAPAGSIPPNVSIPEKMNLKGNFKGSMYSFNTKMILRSSYGAVDLVAALKNGQNKNAAIYTANIKVNELNVGALTKQPQMVGRITMNANLKGKNLDPKKASIAFNSNVAKAYVKGYTYQNLVMKGTSSNGAYTAIATMKDPNINFSLDAKANLNKKYPAAKATLNVDSINLKNLNFVKDDMRFHGKIVADVPTADPDYLNADIKATDLLVVNKGQRIRMDTISLISTASTDSSTLRLKTAVMSAHMAGKYKLTQIAPAVQDVINKYFNTAIAGGQQVVVKTKGGKTIKAKPAPAVKYSPQQFTFEAKLVKTPLLTQFAPDLKQLDPVLLNGSFNSQTGELIVKGSIPKVVYGTNTINKALLNINTSDNALNYNFSVDEVKVGSSVDLLYTSISGAAQDNKAGLSLQIRDATKKERFRIAGTFSILPDEYQFSFNKDGLLLDYLSWAVSDDNFLQYGSKGILAHNFTITNNNQVLSVNSSTQEFNSPLNIKFNNFHIEALTKMAKQDSLQVGGTINGDAIVSNFQTSPVFTAAINVNDFNFKGDTVGNIALKVNNQTENAYAAQMSITGKGNQVDLNGTYYASPESRFDLDLNIVNLSMKSIEGFSFGNLRNATGNITGALKISGTTDAPSVRGDINFNKVGFNVAMLNSYFRMPQESITFNNEGIRFNDFTLVDSTGNKAVVSGSIYTKTYTDFAFGMDINANNFRVTNSTQADNKLYYGKLYVDTRIKIRGNMTKPVVDANLTVNDKTDMTFVLPTNDPALEDRKGVVDFIDKDAPKMDSILLARQLDSLKKSDVTGLDVSATINVNKNAAFTIVVDERNGDIVHLKGEASLNGGIDPSGKINLTGTYVVNSGSYNLAYATVKRTFNFKKGSTIVWTGDPTSANIDLTAIYIANVPPIDLVSNQLSDAQNSTMYKQKLPFNVNLNLKDQLLTPTISFDIVLPDSSYSVSSDVVSTVNTRLTQIRQDPNELNKQVLGVLVLGHFIGDNPLQSQGASTTVEGTIRNSVSSLLSDQLNRLAGSLISGVDLNFGLTSGEDYSSGTATNRTDLNVGLSKRFLNDRLTVSVGNNFNLEGNQPGQKASNIAGDVSIAYKLSKDGRYTLRAYRRDEFIVIQGQIIETGVGFTLTVDYNRFREIFRKRTPEERRLRRQYQQEQKEKKEKQDEADKALEQKNMQQQQENKPQTTSN, encoded by the coding sequence TTGAAAAAAATACTACGAATAACCCTTAAAACGATACTTTGGATACTGGTGAGTGTAGTTCTGCTGGTTATCCTTGTAGTAATTTTGATACAGGTTCCCGCTGTACAAAACTTCGCGAAAGATAAAGCCGTAACTTTTTTACAAAATAAAATCCACACCAAAGTTAAGATTGGCCATATCAGCCTCGGCCTGCCCAAACTGCTGGTGCTGGAAGATGTGTATTTTGAAGATCAGAAAAAAGATACCCTCATAGCCGGCGAAAAACTAAAAGTTGATATCAGCATGCTCAAACTGCTGCACAGCGAGGTTGAGGTGAACGAGGTAAACCTGCAGGGCATCACCGCCAACGTAAACCGGAGCGCCGACAGCGTATTCAACTTCGGATATATCATCAAAGCTTTTGTTGGCGAACAAAAGAAAGAAGTTAAACCTACCGATACTACGTCAACCATGAAATTTTCTGTTGATAAGATCATCCTCGATAAAATCAACGTAAAATATAAAGATGTCATTACCGGCAACGATGTAAAATTTTTGCTTGGCCATTTTGATACCCGCGTTAAGGATTTTGATATGGATAAAATGAAGTTTACCATACCAAAAATTACCCTGAGCGATGTAAATGCTAAGATCATCCAAACACCAACCGGCCCGCCCCCTCCTGATACGGCCACAGCCCCACTTAATATGGATTTGAATTTAGGGGTGATCGATATCTCCAAAATCAAAGTCGATTATCAAAGTTCCGAAATGGGCGCCAAGGTAGACCTAAGTAAGTTTTTGGTAGAGATGGATAAGATCGACCTGAAAAACCAAAAGGTTGGCATCAAAAACATTGAATTGAGCAATACCACCGCCGGATTGACCCTTGCCAAGCCCAAAACAGTGGTTAAAGAAGTTGTTAAAACAATTAAAAAACTGGATACACTGGTATCATCACCAACCAAATCGGCATGGCGGGCTACCATTAGCAAAGTTACCTTCACAAACGATCATATTAAGTTTGATAACGAAGCGCAGAAGGCTATCCCCAAAGGCCTTGATTTTGGCCACATGGACATCCGCGGCCTTAATGCCGAAGCCGAAAATATCTCCTATAGCCCCGATACCATTTCGGGCAAAATTAACTCCTTTACCTTTACCGAAAAAAGCGGTTTAAAGATCAATAAGTTTCATACTGCCTTCCTGTACGGGCCAACTAACGCGTACATGAATGATTTGTTACTGGAAACGCCGAATACCACATTGCAAAAGTCGGTACAGGTACGTTACCCTTCTATTGATGCCATCACCAAAAACATTGGCGTGCTGGGTATCAATGCCAATTTGGATGGCAGCCGTCTGGGCCTAAAGGATGTTTTACTGCTGATGCCAACCATGGCAACTATGGAACCTTTCAAATCTTCGCCGGGTACGGTGCTTAAGATCAATGGCCGGGTGAGCGGTCAGGTGAACAACCTCGAGATCCCCAACCTGGAAGTTACAGGTTTAGGCAGTACCCATATTAAGGCATCGGCCAAAATGAAAGGCCTGCCCGATGTAAACAAAGCCAATTTTGATATTAACATTGCTGATTTCAGCACCAGCCGCCATGATATTGCTAAACTGGCCCCGGCAGGCAGCATCCCGCCCAATGTGAGCATTCCTGAAAAAATGAACCTTAAAGGTAATTTTAAAGGCAGCATGTATAGCTTTAATACCAAAATGATACTCCGTTCAAGCTATGGCGCGGTTGACCTGGTTGCTGCCTTAAAGAACGGACAGAATAAAAACGCGGCAATCTATACTGCCAACATCAAGGTAAATGAACTTAATGTAGGTGCTTTAACCAAACAACCACAAATGGTTGGCCGTATAACCATGAATGCCAATTTAAAAGGTAAAAATCTCGACCCTAAAAAGGCAAGTATAGCTTTTAATAGCAATGTTGCAAAGGCTTATGTTAAAGGTTATACTTACCAAAACCTGGTAATGAAAGGCACTTCAAGTAACGGCGCTTATACCGCCATAGCGACAATGAAGGATCCTAACATTAATTTCAGTCTGGATGCCAAAGCCAATCTCAACAAAAAATACCCGGCAGCTAAAGCCACCTTAAATGTGGATAGCATCAACCTCAAAAACCTCAATTTTGTTAAGGACGATATGCGTTTTCATGGCAAGATCGTAGCCGATGTACCAACTGCCGATCCCGATTACCTGAATGCCGATATTAAAGCAACTGACCTGTTGGTAGTAAATAAAGGTCAGCGCATCCGGATGGACACTATCAGCCTCATCTCTACAGCCAGTACCGACAGCAGTACGCTTCGTTTAAAAACTGCTGTTATGAGTGCTCACATGGCTGGTAAATACAAGCTTACACAGATAGCTCCCGCCGTGCAGGATGTGATCAACAAATATTTTAATACTGCAATCGCCGGTGGGCAGCAGGTAGTTGTAAAAACTAAAGGCGGCAAAACGATAAAAGCCAAACCTGCGCCTGCGGTTAAATATTCTCCGCAACAGTTTACTTTTGAAGCCAAACTGGTTAAAACGCCATTGCTTACCCAGTTTGCTCCCGACCTGAAACAACTCGACCCTGTTTTACTGAACGGCAGCTTCAACAGCCAAACCGGCGAACTTATTGTTAAAGGCTCCATACCAAAAGTGGTTTACGGCACCAACACCATCAACAAAGCATTACTCAATATCAATACCAGCGATAACGCCCTTAACTATAATTTTTCAGTTGATGAAGTTAAAGTAGGTTCGTCCGTCGATCTGTTATATACCAGCATTTCCGGCGCTGCACAGGATAATAAAGCAGGCCTAAGTTTACAGATCCGCGACGCGACTAAAAAGGAACGTTTCCGTATAGCGGGCACCTTCAGCATATTGCCTGATGAATACCAGTTCAGCTTTAATAAAGACGGCCTCCTGCTGGATTACCTCTCATGGGCAGTTAGCGACGATAACTTTTTGCAATACGGATCAAAGGGTATATTGGCCCATAACTTTACCATTACCAATAACAACCAGGTACTGAGCGTTAACAGCAGCACACAAGAGTTTAACAGTCCGCTGAATATCAAGTTCAACAATTTCCATATTGAAGCGCTTACCAAAATGGCCAAACAGGACTCGTTACAGGTAGGCGGGACCATTAATGGTGATGCTATCGTAAGCAACTTCCAAACCAGTCCTGTATTTACCGCCGCCATCAACGTTAATGATTTTAATTTTAAAGGCGATACGGTGGGCAATATTGCCCTCAAGGTAAACAACCAAACTGAAAACGCCTACGCCGCCCAAATGAGCATTACCGGCAAAGGCAACCAGGTTGATTTGAATGGAACGTACTATGCCTCGCCCGAAAGCCGCTTTGATCTCGACCTGAATATTGTGAACCTGAGCATGAAGAGCATCGAAGGATTTAGCTTTGGCAACCTGCGTAATGCTACGGGTAATATTACCGGGGCGCTCAAAATATCAGGCACTACAGATGCACCTTCGGTACGGGGAGATATCAACTTTAATAAGGTTGGCTTTAATGTAGCTATGCTAAACTCCTACTTCCGCATGCCGCAGGAAAGCATCACTTTCAACAACGAAGGGATCCGCTTTAATGACTTTACTTTGGTTGATTCGACCGGCAACAAGGCTGTGGTAAGCGGCAGTATCTACACTAAAACTTACACCGATTTTGCCTTTGGTATGGATATTAACGCCAATAATTTTAGGGTCACCAACTCAACCCAGGCTGATAACAAACTTTACTACGGTAAACTGTATGTGGATACCCGCATCAAGATCCGCGGCAATATGACTAAGCCGGTGGTTGATGCCAACCTTACCGTTAATGACAAAACCGACATGACCTTTGTGCTGCCCACCAATGACCCGGCGCTGGAAGACCGGAAGGGTGTGGTTGACTTTATTGATAAGGATGCCCCTAAAATGGACTCCATTCTGCTGGCCAGGCAACTGGATTCGCTCAAAAAATCGGATGTTACAGGGTTGGATGTTTCTGCGACTATCAATGTAAATAAAAATGCCGCGTTTACTATTGTAGTTGATGAGCGAAACGGCGATATCGTACACCTCAAAGGCGAGGCCAGCCTGAATGGCGGCATTGACCCAAGCGGTAAAATAAACCTTACTGGTACTTATGTGGTTAACTCAGGCTCGTACAACCTGGCTTATGCAACTGTTAAGCGCACTTTTAACTTTAAAAAAGGTAGTACCATTGTCTGGACCGGTGACCCAACCAGTGCCAATATTGATCTTACCGCTATTTACATAGCCAATGTACCGCCAATTGACCTGGTTTCAAACCAGCTTTCGGATGCGCAAAATAGTACAATGTACAAGCAAAAACTACCTTTCAACGTTAACCTTAACCTGAAAGATCAGCTGCTCACGCCAACCATCAGCTTTGACATCGTACTGCCAGACAGCTCTTATTCTGTATCATCCGATGTGGTAAGTACGGTTAATACCCGCCTAACTCAGATACGACAGGACCCCAACGAGCTTAATAAGCAGGTATTAGGTGTACTGGTATTGGGGCACTTTATTGGCGACAACCCGCTGCAAAGCCAGGGCGCAAGCACCACTGTTGAGGGCACTATCCGCAACAGCGTAAGCAGCCTGTTATCCGATCAGTTGAACAGGCTGGCAGGAAGTTTAATATCAGGAGTTGATCTGAATTTTGGTTTAACCTCAGGCGAGGATTACTCATCGGGCACGGCCACCAATCGCACCGACCTCAACGTTGGCCTGTCCAAGCGCTTCCTGAATGACAGGCTTACCGTAAGCGTTGGCAATAACTTTAACCTGGAAGGCAATCAACCAGGTCAAAAAGCATCGAACATCGCGGGTGACGTATCCATAGCCTATAAACTTAGCAAGGACGGCCGCTACACCCTGCGTGCTTATCGTCGCGACGAATTTATTGTGATCCAGGGCCAAATCATTGAAACCGGCGTAGGCTTTACCTTAACGGTTGATTATAACCGCTTCCGCGAGATCTTCCGCAAACGTACCCCTGAAGAACGCAGGTTGCGCCGCCAGTATCAGCAGGAACAAAAGGAGAAAAAAGAAAAACAGGACGAGGCAGATAAAGCATTGGAGCAAAAGAACATGCAGCAGCAACAGGAAAACAAACCGCAAACTACTTCAAACTAA